A genomic stretch from Setaria italica strain Yugu1 chromosome VII, Setaria_italica_v2.0, whole genome shotgun sequence includes:
- the LOC101766023 gene encoding uncharacterized protein LOC101766023 isoform X2, whose protein sequence is MEAAASSLSSLLSTLRVDGPWTPPGTWESISPESGAARTSGLGGSPRHEPIYELASVTDDALVRLALHALHGVKSSLDEIDELFMVFSSNPADRTSSRVANVWSHSSSTTSVGHILKSIRSTGLAVFFLCKFVHFYLIQSREKNCASGGRHECEGSDDKDTEQHQPFSLVNQAFAAAVEKALEGYLCSLNTLPASIKLRRSFAQCMPSKISDGVSCNSTSEVTLLEVYLHTEELRRHVKSLGNICFPKFAGLTLCQEGLNTDANVEFENFPRGTDLLSYLYVHLRDADPVHYGFLKYLFIRSCEPYFNFIKSWIYRASVDDPYEEFLITQTENKDARGDSSDILDEFTLFPLKGRNHVSAPCFLKEICHPLLRTGQQLQVLLKLLKSCNLSATGRDAYPSHNTIRMEGVLPWFDTPIESSMNSFTFSKSSVEAVTCKRDAMYKLMMEKLQHFFSNVEVIPFDTASNFLHKGTDHLATSVSDAELYYGDSDAALACKMAADEKDNDASSTSQESSDKEDPLESSECSSYTSMDDVEVESARACDDLSSSMSSPYCTSTGEAKCSLVTRKLLSSQASSVHHGINHASPIDESEKDDNLSYRHVPMHSQNIKHNAALDALELDYQYSQFSPFDRFMKRTCCSSEKMNSVEEFLYTDHKSSVQKVSHGNVVYPLHSESGSPRLLNSKHYEKSGKINQAWNTSIPYNLSLNPILRNAACCHTESDLQHKSKNRALASFDFESVTDPCEVYCERSPSCLVESVNGAATVVQPRTQPSGQPDCSSKLLQAEARSQAYLTSSGEVAEVNLQESASGGAFWEKSLQYNDKSKEKTAGDFSSEFDMPLDIVIEKCIMQEVLLQYKYVSSFTMKLLEEGFDLHAHLLALRRYHFMELADWTDSFIFSIYHKKWSFVKPEQKRAEIQGLMELALQRSSCDYDPYKERLFIYMREQPIFSFDASACGLDLLDDILLGYKAEWPVNIVIREDTLKIYAEIFCYLLQVRFAVFSLTEVWRFLKV, encoded by the exons ATGGAGGCGGCCGCCTCCAGCCTCTCGTCGCTGCTCTCCACCCTCCGCGTGGACGGTCCCTGGACGCCGCCGGGAACCTGGGAGTCGATCAGCCCCGAGAGCGGCGCCGCTCGTACCTCAGGCCTCGGAGGGAGCCCCCGTCACGAGCCGATCTACGAGCTCGCATCGGTTACT GATGATGCTTTGGTTCGTTTGGCTTTACATGCCCTGCATGGTGTCAAATCATCGTTAGATGAGATTGATGAGCTTTTCATGGTGTTCTCCTCGAATCCGGCTGACAGGACCTCTAGTCGTGTCGCTAATGTGTGGTCACATTCATCCAGCACTACATCCGTGGGGCACATTCTCAAATCTATACGCTCAACAGGTCTTGCGGTCTTCTTCCTTTGCAAGTTTGTGCACTTTTATCTTATCCAAAGCCGAGAAAAGAATTGTGCAAGTGGAGGAAGACATGAATGTGAAGGTTCTGATGATAAAGACACTGAGCAGCATCAACCTTTCAGTCTAGTAAACCAAGCATTTGCTGCAGCAGTTGAAAAGGCCCTGGAAGGCTATTTATGTTCCTTGAATACTTTACCAGCATCAATTAAGCTCAGGCGTTCATTTGCACAATGTATGCCTTCCAAGATTTCAGATGGAGTGAGTTGCAATTCCACTTCAGAAGTCACTCTTCTGGAAGTTTATCTACACACTGAGGAATTAAGAAGGCATGTTAAGTCCCTTGGAAATATTTGTTTCCCTAAGTTTGCAGGTCTTACATTGTGCCAGGAGGGTTTGAATACTGATGCAAATGTGGAGTTTGAGAATTTCCCACGGGGCACTGATTTGCTTTCCTATCTGTATGTCCATCTTCGT GATGCTGATCCAGTTCACTATGGATTTCTGAAGTATCTCTTCATTCGTTCTTGTGAACCATACTTTAACTTCATTAAGTCATGGATTTACCGAGCTTCTGTTGATGACCCTTATGAGGAATTTCTCATTACACAAACTGAGAATAAGGATGCTCGAGGAGACTCTTCTGACATACTAGATGAGTTTACACTCTTCCCCTTGAAG GGAAGAAATCATGTATCTGCTCCATGTTTTCTAAAGGAGATATGCCATCCTCTTTTGCGTACTGGCCAGCagcttcaagtgctcttgaaGCTTCTAAAATCCTGCAATCTTTCTGCTACTGGACGAGATGCTTATCCCTCTCATAATACCATTCGTATGGAGGGAGTTCTCCCGTGGTTTGATACGCCAATTGAGTCTTCAATGAATTCATTTACGTTCTCAAAAAGTAGTGTGGAGGCAGTAACATGCAAAAGGGATGCTATGTACAAGTTGATGATGGAGAAGCTGCAACACTTTTTCTCGAATGTTGAG GTGATTCCTTTTGATACTGCATCGAACTTCCTACATAAGGGGACGGACCATCTGGCTACATCAGTTTCAGATGCTGAGCTGTACTATGGAGACAGCGATGCTGCACTTGCTTGCAAGAT GGCTGCAGATGAAAAAGATAATGATGCTTCTTCAACTTCACAAGAATCTTCAGATAAAGAGGATCCCTTGGAATCTTCAGAATGCTCTTCTTATACCTCTATGGATGATGTTGAAGTTGAGAGTGCTAGAGCTTGTGACGATTTGTCTAGTTCCATGTCCTCACCATACTGTACAAGTACAGGTGAAGCAAAATGCTCCTTGGTTACCAGAAAGCTGCTTTCTTCCCAAGCCAGTTCAGTTCACCATGGGATAAATCATGCAAGCCCTATTGATGAGTCTGAGAAAGATGACAACTTGAGTTACAGACATGTTCCTATGCACTCACAGAATATTAAGCATAATGCGGCGCTTGACGCTTTAGAATTGGATTATCAGTATAGTCAGTTTTCACCATTTGACAGGTTTATGAAGAGAACCTGTTGCTCATCCGAAAAAATGAATTCAGTTGAGGAGTTCTTATATACTGATCATAAAAGTTCAGTACAGAAAGTATCACATGGTAATGTAGTTTATCCATTACATTCTGAATCAGGGTCTCCTAGACTACTGAACAGTAAACACTATGAGAAGTCTGGTAAGATAAATCAGGCATGGAATACTAGCATTCCTTACAATCTCAGTTTGAACCCCATACTGAGGAATGCAGCTTGTTGTCATACGGAGAGTGATTTGCAACATAAAAGCAAGAACCGAGCACTTGCCAGCTTTGATTTCGAGTCAGTCACAGATCCATGTGAAGTATATTGTGAAAGGAGCCCGTCCTGCCTTGTTGAATCTGTAAATGGAGCAGCAACAGTTGTACAGCCCAGGACTCAGCCTTCTGGACAGCCTGATTGTTCTAGCAAGCTTCTTCAAGCTGAGGCAAGAAGTCAGGCATACCTTACTTCCTCAGGAGAAGTGGCAGAAGTTAATCTTCAAGAAAGTGCTTCTGGTGGCGCATTCTGGGAGAAGTCATTACAATATAATGataaatcaaaagaaaaaacagctGGGGATTTTAGCTCGGAGTTTGATATGCCCCTTGATATTGTTATTGAGAAGTGCATCATGCAAGAAGTTTTGCTTCA ATATAAATATGTTAGCAGCTTCACAATGAAATTGCTTGAGGAGGGGTTTGATCTTCATGCACATCTGCTAGCTCTGCGGCGGTATCATTTCATGGAATTAGCTGACTGGACAGAttcctttattttttcaatTTATCATAAG AAATGGTCATTCGTTAAGCCTGAGCAGAAAAGAGCAGAGATCCAAGGGCTTATGGAATTGGCTTTGCAGAGGTCTTCATG